A window of Aurantibacillus circumpalustris genomic DNA:
CACGCGGAATAGATGTTGACGGTATAAGCCTAGTAATTAATTACGATGCACCGCCAGACCCCGAAGATTATATACACAGAATTGGAAGAACCGCCAGGGCTTCAAAAGCGGGTGTTGCTATTACTTTTATTAATTTACGTGATCAGATGAAATTTTCAAGAATTGAAGATTTAATGGGTTACGAAGTAATTAAAATGCCGATCCCTGAAGAACTGGGTCAAGGCCCTGTATATGATCCGGAGGCTAATAAAAAAGAAGGATTTAAACGTGGTCCTACTAAAGGAAAATCAAATTACAAAGGAAAAAGGAAATCAAGGCCTTGAAAATCGCACCCTTAACTGTTTTCTTTTAGTTTATCGCTCTCAAACGAACGTAAAGATTTAAACCAATTAATTAAAAGTTCTCTTTGCTCTTGCGTTAGTTTTGCTGAGTTATGCAGAATGGTGTAAGACGTCATTGGCATTTCGCCTTCTTCCACCATTTCGACACATTCCTTTAATTTGTGATCTATTTTTTTAGAGGAATAGTTTCCCCATTCAGAAAAATTAAGATGCTGTGAGCCCTCGTTGATATGATGTTTTATCCACCAAGATACAGGAGCTATATTTGTGTACCAGGGATAGGTAATGTTATTGCTATGACAATCGAAACAGGAGTTTTGGAGAATAGAACTTATTTCTTGACCTGGATTTGTTAAGGCGAGAATATTTATTTCATAAGGTGATGGTTTATTTGTTTTGTCAATTCTAATAAACTGAATGATTAGAATGAGAGCGGCGATTGAAAGTAGAATTTTCTTTTTCATTACATCTGATTAATAAATGAAAGAGTCATTTATTTCGAAGCAAAAACTTTTGTCTACTTCGAGTTTTTTATGTGAATGAACCATAAGAGAATTCCCTGATTTCGTTTCCCCTAATACTTCAAAGCACTTACCATTATAAGTACAGTTTATAATAGTTAGTTCAAGATCGTAATTTGTTTTTGAAGCTGTAAGTTTGATTTTATCAGGTCTTAAAAAAAGTTTCGACTTAAATTTCAGTTTCGACTTTTTACTGAGGTCGTTTTTCCGAAGGAGATTAAAATCGCCGAGCAGTCCTGCAAGCCTTGTGTTTTTTGGCTTATAGTATACTTGCCATTTTTCTCCTTGCTCAACCATTCTTCCATTATCTAATACAAGAAGAGTATCTGCATATTTTAAAGCTTCTTCGGCAAGATGAGTAATCAATATAACCGAAGTTTTATTTTTTTTAACCTCTTTAATGACGAATGAAAATAATTTCTCTGTTAAAAGCTTGTCAAGATTGCTGAAAGGTTCATCGAGCAATAATACTTTTGGAATGATTGCAAGCGCTCTGGCAATGGCTACCCGCTGCTTTTGCCCACTTGACAAATGTTTTGCCCGTGTGTTTTTTAAATTTACAAGTTCCAGGAGTCTTAAAAGGCTTGTAGCTCTTTTTTGTTTGGCTTCATTGGTATATCCAATAAGTTTATCAAAAATATTTTCTTCAACAGTATGATTTTCGAGAACGTAAAATTCTTGGCTTACCAATTTCATTTCTTCAAATCCTGGAATTAGATTATAAGAGGGACCAAGAATTTTTTGGTTATCCAACATGACTTCGCCGCTTTGAAGATCTTCTAGACCATAAATGCATTTAAGCAATGTAGTTTTGCCACCACCACTTTTACCGACAAGGCCTAAAATTTCACCTTCGTTTAACTGAAGTGAAATATTTCGTATTCCTTTAAAATAGGTTTGATTTGGGTAATTAAATGCTATGTTATTTACCCTTAAGATAATTAGCGTGCTAAAGTGATAGTGCCTTTTAGATTATATTTTACACCGTCGAAGCCATAGGCGTCAACACAGATAAAATAAACACCTTCAGAACATTCTTCACCGGCCGTGGTGTAACCATCCCAGCCTTGTTTTGGTTTGTCCCAAGTAGCAACAATAACACCAAAGCGATTGTAAACCCATGCTTTGAGACCTAAAATCCCTTTAGTAATGGGAATAAAAACATCGTTTATGCCATCTCTGTTAGGAGTGAATATGGTTGGAAGAATAAGGCTTGAGGTTTCTGAAATCGTAAAGTCATAAGATTCAGAATCGTCGCATCCTTCCTCTCCGTATGAATATAGCAAAACTGAATAATTTCCATTGGCATTGTATTCTTTTACTAAACTCAATGAGCTATCTATTCCAACAGCATCACTAAATTTCCAATAATTTTTTAGACTGTATTGCGAATAATTAGTAAGCGTGAGATTTGCAGGAAAACCTTCTGAACTAAGACTGGCGTTAAAGGAGGCAATTGCTGATCTTTTTGGGCTAACTATCGTAAATACGGTATTTGAGTTACCTGATATATCAGAAACGTTAAGAAAAACGGTATAGTTAACGGTTCCGGAAAAAGTTAGAGAGATAGAGGAACTATTGAGGTCTGTATAAGAAGTTAAGCCTTTTGAAGGAATTACTGCCCATAAATAAGAAAGCGTTGAATCTGATGATACAGCGGAGTAGGTAATTGCTTTGCCGGTACAAAACATGGTATCTTTGGTAACGATACTAACGGCTGGCACAGTTTGGGCGTGAGCACAAATTGCAACAAGGTTTATGAGGATCAGCGTAAAAAATATTCGCATATACAAAACGTTTATAAATTTACTAAAAATTCCAGTGTATTCACGTTATCTGCAAAATCTGTAATAACAGGGCGCTGTGAATAACCGAAAGGAACATAGTTTTCGCCTACCACACACTGCAGGTTATTTGTATTGGCCTGAAGGTAATTCTGAATAGCATCGTTACCGTTATAGTACTGATAATAAAGTACTCCAACCGGGGAATGAAGGTCATTACTCTCTTTAATCATAACGAAATTATTGTCTAAAAACGCCATGGATTCAAGCAAATAGATAGCACGGTGGTAATCGTAATTATTCCCGTATTTTTTATTATTTACAACAAAACCATAGTCTATGAGAGATTCGAAGAGTGTATCGAATTTGTAACCTTGCGGAACCAAGAGTTTACTCACATTGCGGCAGCCAAGACCGAAATATTGAAAAATATCTATTCCTAAATTATTTAGATCTTCCGTTTTCTCATTGCCAGTGAGGATAGCAACAGAGCTTCTACTTTTGCGAATAATGTTTGGGTATTTCGCAAAATAGTAGTGCAAATGACTTGCAGTATTGTCGCTTCCAGTTGCAATGACGGCATCAAAATTAGTTAATTTACCTTCCGCAAAAAGAATTTGTTTCTCAAATTCTGGTTCATAATGAACCAATAGTTTTAAAAAGAAGGGCAAAAGAACATGGTCATCGCTAGAGGGCTTAATTAATGCATTGTTTCCACTTAAAAGCACACACAATACATCGTGAAAACAAACCAAGGGAATATTGCCAGCACAAATAATGGCTACTGTTTTAGCCTTGTTTTCCTTAATAGGAGCGCTAAACCCAATCAGATCTTTTTCTGTTAAGAATAGACCAATATTTGTGATAGCGTCATTAACAAATTTTGGAATAAACCAGTTATTGTATACATGCGCCACTTCAATAACTTTATCGAGCCCTTGATGCAGCTGTTCTTCATGAGAAATTCTGTTACTTGAAAAATGACGGTTTATAAACAAACCCACCTCAACAAATCCCTTAATTCTTTGTTTTAAAGTCATAAAATTTGATCGTATATTTGCAGACTACGAAAACAAGGAAGACGGCGTATAACCGCTTCATTATTTTAACGCAAAACTAAGTAAAAAAATGGCAATTATAATAACTGACGAGTGTATTAATTGTGGTGCTTGCGAACCTGAGTGTCCAAATAATGCAATATATGAAGGCGGTGCCGAATGGCGATACGCTGATGGCACTGGAGTAAAAGGAAATTACACTGGTAAAAATAGTGGCGTTGAGGTAAGTGTTGAAGATCCACAAACGCCTAAAAGTATGGACGTTTATTTTATTGTAAGCGATAAGTGTACAGAGTGTGTTGGGTTTCACGATGAACCACAGTGCGCAGCCGTTTGTCCGGTTGATTGTTGTATAAAAGATGTTGATGTTGTTGAGACGAATGAGCAACTTTTAGAGAAAAAAGCATCATTGCATATTTAAGGAAGGCCTCGAAAGAGGCCTTTTTAGTTTAATAGAAAAAATTGCTCAAAGCTCTTCTTCTGGTTAGCTTAGTTTGTTGGGCCATGAATCGCACGAATTAGCACGAATTTTTTTGTTAGTGAAAGTTAGTTAATTAGCGGCAAGATGCCTCGAATCTCGGCCTAAAGAACATTCATTTCAATTTACCGGTCGGTATATTTTGAAGGTTCCTTTGAGGATGTTTTTAAGTTCAAGTGGAGCGGTTCCAACCTTTTTACCTAAGTCGGTAGTGTTTTGTTCGGCTAACACAAAACTTTCTTTATTATGTACTTTGAAAATAATAGCCGTGTGGTGTTCTAATTCCTCTCTGTAAAAGGAATTCTTTTTTTGATATTGAATTTCAACTCCTTCAAATTGAATGAGGTCACCAGGAAAAACACAGTCTTTTTTAAGATCAATTTCTTTACCAAAACCATAATTTTTATCCCAATTAGCTCCAATTGCGTTTAACCCATGCGCTGCTAGGTCCCAGCATTCACCGCGACCTACTTTCTTGTTTAGATTCGTTTTTACGAAATCTATCAATTTTTGATTTAAGACTGGAATTTGATCACAGGTTTTTACAGCAGAACAAATGAGTTTATTTGAGATATTAAAAGATGAAAACAAAAAGGGCAAGATGCCAAACGAAAAAATAAACCAGCGTTTCATAGCCTTTTTGTTTTAGTAATTCATAAGCGCTGTAATTGCAATTTCTACTTTATCTGCATTTGGTAACATGGTTTTTTCTAAGGTGGAGTTTAAAGGAATAGCAGGCATATTTTCGGAACCAATTACTTTAACAGGGGCATCTAAAGATTCAAAACAATTTTCGCTAATGCGAGCAGCAATACTTTGCGCAAATCCATTAAACACGGGTTCTTCGGTGAGTACCATTACTTTACCATGCTTGCGGGCACTTTCAAAAATGGCAGTTTCGTCTATTGGTGATATGGTTCTTAGATCCAAAATTTCTACACGGCCTTCAAACTTTTTAGCGGCGGCTTTTGCCCAATACACGCCCATTCCGTAAGTAATAATTGTGATGGATTTTCCAGAATTAATAGCTTTGTCACTTGCTTCAATTACCAAACGCGCTTTACCAAAGGGAATAATATAATCTTCATCAGGCTCAATCGTTTTTGCGTCTTCCGTACCTTTAATTTTACTCCAGTATAATCCTTTGTGCTCAAGAATCACCACAGGATTTGGGTCGTAATAAGCAGATTTAATAAGCCCTTTAAGATCGGCTCCAGTGCTAGGATACGCTATTTTAATTCCTTTAATATTTGCTAAAACACTTTCAACGCTGCTTGAATGATAGGGACCACCACTTCCATAAGCACCAATAGGCACACGTAAAATCATACTTACCGGCCATTTACCGTTTGAAAGATAACAAGAGCGACTTACTTCGGTAAATAATTGATTTAAACCCGGCCAAATATAATCGGCAAATTGAACTTCCACAATGGGTTTTAATCCTGCGGCACTCATACCAACAGTAGAACCAACTATAAAAGCTTCCTGAATAGGAGTGTTAAACACCCGGTGATCTCCAAATTGTTGCGCCAGTGTGGCCGCCTCTCTGAACACGCCGCCAAGTCTGGCTCCAACGTCTTGTCCGTACAACAAACATTCAGGATGTTTGGTCATTAATTCTCTTATCGCAAAAAGAGCGGAATCTACCATAACGGTTGCTTGTTTGCCGCTAGGAGCTCTGTTTCCTTTTTCTTCAGTTATTGGAGTAGGAGCAAATTCGTGATCAAATAAATCTTCTGGCCTTGGATCTTCCTCTAAAAGAGCTTTTTGATAATCGTCTTCTACGAGTTTTTTAGCTGTTTCCTCAATTTCTTTTATTTCAATAGCTGTTGTTCCCCCAATAATTAGTTGATTGCGAAGACGAGGAAGTGGATCTTTTTTTGCTGCTTCTTCCAAATCATCACGGTACCATTCTTTTCTTACCCCGCTTGTATGGTGATTTAATAAAGGTACTTTGGCGTGAATGAGCATTGGCCGTCTTTCTTTGCGAATAATATCCAGACAATCTTTAACTGTGTTATAACTGAGAATAAAATCTGTTCCATCAATGGTTTTTGTTTCAAGTCCGTTAAAGCCTTTTGCAAACTCCGTCATATCTTGAGAGCGAATTTCACGGGCGTGGGCGCTGATGTCCCACTCGTTGTCTTGGATAAAAAATAAAATGGGTAGTTGCTTTAATGAGGCCATTTGTAAAGCTTCTGACACTTCACCTTCTGTGCAGCTGGCATCTCCCAAAGAACAGACAGCAATAGGATTGAGACCCGAATAATCTTTAGCCATGCCGTTTTTTTCGATGTACTGTAAGCCCATCGCAATACCGGTTGTTGGAATGGCTTGCATGCCAGTAGCGCTTGATTGGTGAGGGATTTTAGGCATATCATCCCTATTTAAACTTGGATGTGAGTAATACGTTCTGCCACCAGAAAATGGGTCGTTGCGTTTAGCAAGCAGTTGAAGCATTAGCTCAAAAGGCTGCATACCAATTGACAAAAGAATACTGTCATCGCGGTAGTAGGCACTTAAAAAATCTTGTGGTAATAATTGTAATCCCAAAGCAATTTGAACAGCCTCGTGGCCCCGACTCGTGGCATGCACATATTTTGCCGTGATTTCTTTATTGGTTTCAAACAAATCTGTCATGCTTTTGGCAGTGAACATAAGTTCGTAAGCTTTTTTTAATATTTCGAGTGGTATCTTCGTCTTCACTTGAGCGGCTTTTAGAGAAATATCTTCCATCATCTGATCGTTATAAGTTTTAAAAATAGCAATTATTGAAGCAAAATGGGACAGAAATTATCCCGTTTTAATAGAATTTATGAAAGAAATAGACTGCACGCCTTTATTTGCTTGAAAATTGAATTAACAAGCAAGTGTACACAATTGATTTTGAATCCTTTAAAACAATGATGGATGAGACTTATCTTTATGTCTGAAAATGATTAAATCTGGTACTTATAGTCGTTTACTCCTTTTATTGTTTCTAATTGGAGCTTATAATTGCAAGCATAAAGAAAAACAAGCTGTTGCGTTGCAGAAATCCTCTACTAAAAAGCAAACGCATAAATTAAAGCCTCAGTCTCACAAACCTAGTGGTACCAAGTCAAAATCGACCGATTTAGAACAAAAACTGGGACTTAATGATGAACAAATAAGGAATAGTAAGTTATATTCTTTTATTGATGATTGGTATGGGACACCCTATAAATACGGAGGTTGTCAGAAGGGTGGGGTCGATTGCAGCTGTTTTGCCAATCTATTATACGAGAAAGTGTATGATAAAAGAATTGCTCGATCGTCGGTAGATATTTATAAAAGTTGTGATGAAATAAGTATTAAAGAGGCAAAGACAGGTGATTTTGTTTTTTTTAAGATAGGGGGAAATATGGTTTCGCATGTAGGTGTTTATATTTGGGGTAATATGTTTGTACACGCAAGTAATAGTAGAGGTGTTGTTATTAATAGTTTAGAGGAAGCTTATTATAAAAAGTATTTTTTCTGCGCTGGTAAAATGAAGAGTTTATGATAAACGGCTTGCAGATATCTATTCCTCAGCGCATGATGTTATTGAGGATAACTGTTACTATTTCCCTGGCTATCTCGGTTCTTTTAAGTATTCATTTATGGGCAGGAAATAGAGTTGTTCCTTATACTTCTATTATTGGGGTTAATCCTATTAAGGCACCTTTTGATTTTATTTATGTTTTTATTCTTGTATTACTTTGGGCTGCATCCCTACTGCTCAATAAACAAAGATTAATACTTTTTTTTGCTTTTGTAATCAGTATTTTACTTGTGTTATTTGATATTAATCGCTTACAGCCCTGGTTTTATATTTATAATGCTCTATTATTAATTTTTCTTTTTTATAATGGCAGGGTGGATGATTCAAATAAGTTTACAGCCTACTTTATTATTTTGCAGATTATTATTGCTTCCGTGTATTTTTTTTGTGGACTAAGTCAATTAAATAAATTTTTTGTTAGTACTGATTTTCTGGAGATAATTTCTCCTTTACAAAAAACGTTGAGTGGAAGACAGTTTTTGTTTTTGAAGAAAGTGGGATATGTAGTTCCATACGTGTTAATGTTTATAGGTGTTGGTTTAATTATATCACCAATTAGATATTTGGCTATTACCTTGGGATTTCTTTTGCATTTATTTTTGCTTATTTTTTTATTTCCTTCAGAAAACAATAAAAATTATGCGCTTTGGTTTAGTAATTTATCGTTTATGGTCATGTTATTTTTGTTGTTTTCAGGAAAAACAAAACAAAGATATTTTAGCCCAACCTTTTTGTTTCAAGTACCATTATTTTATGCCATAATGGCTTTGTTTGTAGTGATGCCATTTTTTAACAACAGTGGTAAATGGCCTGATTTTTTATCAGCCAATTTTAGAAGTGGGAATACAAATTCTGCTGTAATATCCTTATCCAATAAGACTTTATTAAATTTGCCAACAAATATTACGCGATTCTGCTCTCCGAATTACGGGTTTCAGAACTTTAATTATTCTAATTGGTTTTTGCACGAATTGCATGCAGACTGCTTTCCGCAGAAAAGGGTATTTAACAGTATTTATAATTACGTGTTAGATTCTGACAAAGAGCTTGTTAAAGAAATAGAATTGCTGCACGTTCCAAAACAAAAATTATTGCTTAAACCATAAGGTAGTTCTATATTTGTGAAAACTAAATTCTTATAATGAATAAAATTTTACTTGGTGTTAATGCTGTTTTGGTTGCTGCGGTTGCGTTTTTATTTTTTAAGGTAAATTCTTTGAATAACTCTTCAGTAGATGTGACTACTGAAACAGAAAAGGTTGAAGAAAAACCAAAGTTGCCAGAAGCTGCAAAAAAGATTGAACAAGTAGGTAATGCACCTACTGGCAAAATAGCTTTTGTAAATATTGACAAGTTAAACGATGAAAGTCTTGAAATAAGCGATTTAGTTGCTGAAACAAAAAGGAGAAAGAGTGTTATTGAGGCTAGTATGGAGAGTCTAAATGACCAGTATACTAAGGAAGTGGAAGAATTTCAAAGATCGCAGAAAGCTGGAATTGCCACTCAAGCTGACATGGAAATGAAAGCGCGAAAAATACAACAATTGGAAATGGATGCGCAAAACAAACAGTTGCAAATGGATAATCTTTCTCAGGACATGAATGAGAAAAACAATAATTTTCAAAAAAATGTACGTGAATTGCTTTTAAAATATAATGCTGGGAAATACGATTATATATTATCATATAGTGAAGCTATTCCAAGTATGTTGCTTGGGAATACCGCGCTGGAAATTACCGGTGATGTAATAAAGGAGTTAAACGCTGACTATAAGTTGGCTAAAACAAAGAAGACTTCTAAGAAGTAATTTTTTAATTCATTCTTCGACTACACATTCTTTGACTCCCGAGGCAAGATCGGGATTGGTTACGCGCAGAATAACATAGATTCCAGTGTAAAGGCAAAATTATAGTGGGTAAAATCCGCTTCTTAATAAAAAACCAAATTCTGTTTTAAAGTATTCTAACGACTATTAAAATTAAAAGTTATTTTCGTTTCATAAAAAACTATTCATGAGTAAACTTCACGAAAAAATTAAGTCTGTGGCCGAGTTTCACGACACTTTTAAAATTGGTAATGCAGATACAATTAAATTGATTGATGAAAGAGATTATACCTTGCGTTACAACCTTATTAAAGAAGAAAATGAAGAGTACTTGGAAGCCTGTAAAAACAATGATATCGTTGAAATAGCGGATGCTCTGGGGGATCAACTTTATATTTTATTTGGCACGATTTTGAAACACGGACTTGAACATAAAATTGAGGAAGTGTATGATGAAATTCACCGCAGCAATATGAGTAAGTTGGATGAAAACGGTCAGCCTATTTTTAGAGAAGACGGCAAGATTTTAAAATCGAAGCTTTATTTTAGACCAGATATTAAAAAGATTTTGGATAAATCTGGATAGATTTAGATTACTGAAAACTGGACATAATCTGATCAATAAAATGGAGGAGTATTTTTGGCTTTAAAATGAGAATAAAAGCGATTCCGAATATGGCGCCCCAGAAGTGAGATTCGTGGCTTATGTTATCGCTGTATGTGCTTGTTTTTTTTCTGCGAATTAAAAAATAACTCACGCCTAAAAGAAGCACGCCGGCAATCCAACCTTTCATTGGGAAAAAGAAAAAGGAGATACTACTTAAGGGACTTATCATGATATAACAAAATAAGATGGAAGAAATTGCGCCACTGGCTCCTAAGGAAGAGTAATCAGGATTGTCTTTATTTCTATAATATTCAGTAAATGAAGCAGCGTAAATTCCTCCAGTAAATAAGAGAATGTAATAGAGTTTCCCTAATCGTGGATCAAAAATATTTGGATTACCAAAGAATTGTTCTTCCAAGCCTAAACCAAAACCATACAAGGCAATACAGTTAAATGCCAAGTGCATAAAATCACCATGAATAAAGGCATGTGTTAAGAACCGATAGTGTTCTTTGTTATGGTGTATTGAGTAAGGATGAAACATATACTTGTTCATCGCATTTCTGTCGTTAAAACAGTAAATAGAAAAAATAAGAATGATTGCTAAGAAAGTATAGGTTATCATTTTTTAAAGATAAGCATATTCAGAGAAGCTGAATAGCCAATTAGTTAGAAGGTTTTGAATCATGTAAAAATTTATTAATGATAAAATGTCCAACGTAAATCATCGGAATTAAACAAAGCGCCACAAATAATTTAAACAAATAACCCCATATGGCATTGTGTGAGAATTCTTCAAGTGTCCATTTACCTGGAATAACAAAGGCTATGAACTGAACTACAAATGTATCTAACAACTGACTCACAACAGTGCTTCCTGTAGCGCGCAACCAAATATGTTTGTTGCCTGTGCGTTTGCGTAACATCCAGAAAACAGATACGTCAACTAATTGTGAAATTAAAAATGCTGTAATACTTCCAACAATAATCCATTGACCCTGACCAAAAACAGTCACAAAACTTTTATCGTCAACTGGACTACCTTCAATCGTTGGAATTTTGAGGCTAATGGAGAGAACGATGAACATGTAAGCAATTAGACCAACGGTTATGTATGTGAGTTTTCTTACGCCTTGTTTTCCGTAATGTTCGTTAATGAGATCGGTTAAAAGAAAAACAACCGGCCATAAAATAATACCGACGCTTTGTTTGAAGAGGCCAAAGAACTCAACCACTTTGCCACCAATTAATTCAGCAACGATTGCATTCGTGATAAAAAAGCCTGCAAGAACCAAAAAAACGAGATCTTT
This region includes:
- a CDS encoding rhomboid family intramembrane serine protease, whose product is MITYTFLAIILIFSIYCFNDRNAMNKYMFHPYSIHHNKEHYRFLTHAFIHGDFMHLAFNCIALYGFGLGLEEQFFGNPNIFDPRLGKLYYILLFTGGIYAASFTEYYRNKDNPDYSSLGASGAISSILFCYIMISPLSSISFFFFPMKGWIAGVLLLGVSYFLIRRKKTSTYSDNISHESHFWGAIFGIAFILILKPKILLHFIDQIMSSFQ
- a CDS encoding acyl-CoA reductase, coding for MTLKQRIKGFVEVGLFINRHFSSNRISHEEQLHQGLDKVIEVAHVYNNWFIPKFVNDAITNIGLFLTEKDLIGFSAPIKENKAKTVAIICAGNIPLVCFHDVLCVLLSGNNALIKPSSDDHVLLPFFLKLLVHYEPEFEKQILFAEGKLTNFDAVIATGSDNTASHLHYYFAKYPNIIRKSRSSVAILTGNEKTEDLNNLGIDIFQYFGLGCRNVSKLLVPQGYKFDTLFESLIDYGFVVNNKKYGNNYDYHRAIYLLESMAFLDNNFVMIKESNDLHSPVGVLYYQYYNGNDAIQNYLQANTNNLQCVVGENYVPFGYSQRPVITDFADNVNTLEFLVNL
- a CDS encoding alpha-ketoacid dehydrogenase subunit alpha/beta, translated to MMEDISLKAAQVKTKIPLEILKKAYELMFTAKSMTDLFETNKEITAKYVHATSRGHEAVQIALGLQLLPQDFLSAYYRDDSILLSIGMQPFELMLQLLAKRNDPFSGGRTYYSHPSLNRDDMPKIPHQSSATGMQAIPTTGIAMGLQYIEKNGMAKDYSGLNPIAVCSLGDASCTEGEVSEALQMASLKQLPILFFIQDNEWDISAHAREIRSQDMTEFAKGFNGLETKTIDGTDFILSYNTVKDCLDIIRKERRPMLIHAKVPLLNHHTSGVRKEWYRDDLEEAAKKDPLPRLRNQLIIGGTTAIEIKEIEETAKKLVEDDYQKALLEEDPRPEDLFDHEFAPTPITEEKGNRAPSGKQATVMVDSALFAIRELMTKHPECLLYGQDVGARLGGVFREAATLAQQFGDHRVFNTPIQEAFIVGSTVGMSAAGLKPIVEVQFADYIWPGLNQLFTEVSRSCYLSNGKWPVSMILRVPIGAYGSGGPYHSSSVESVLANIKGIKIAYPSTGADLKGLIKSAYYDPNPVVILEHKGLYWSKIKGTEDAKTIEPDEDYIIPFGKARLVIEASDKAINSGKSITIITYGMGVYWAKAAAKKFEGRVEILDLRTISPIDETAIFESARKHGKVMVLTEEPVFNGFAQSIAARISENCFESLDAPVKVIGSENMPAIPLNSTLEKTMLPNADKVEIAITALMNY
- a CDS encoding heme-binding domain-containing protein, which gives rise to MKKKILLSIAALILIIQFIRIDKTNKPSPYEINILALTNPGQEISSILQNSCFDCHSNNITYPWYTNIAPVSWWIKHHINEGSQHLNFSEWGNYSSKKIDHKLKECVEMVEEGEMPMTSYTILHNSAKLTQEQRELLINWFKSLRSFESDKLKENS
- a CDS encoding ABC transporter ATP-binding protein; this encodes MILRVNNIAFNYPNQTYFKGIRNISLQLNEGEILGLVGKSGGGKTTLLKCIYGLEDLQSGEVMLDNQKILGPSYNLIPGFEEMKLVSQEFYVLENHTVEENIFDKLIGYTNEAKQKRATSLLRLLELVNLKNTRAKHLSSGQKQRVAIARALAIIPKVLLLDEPFSNLDKLLTEKLFSFVIKEVKKNKTSVILITHLAEEALKYADTLLVLDNGRMVEQGEKWQVYYKPKNTRLAGLLGDFNLLRKNDLSKKSKLKFKSKLFLRPDKIKLTASKTNYDLELTIINCTYNGKCFEVLGETKSGNSLMVHSHKKLEVDKSFCFEINDSFIY
- a CDS encoding nucleoside triphosphate pyrophosphohydrolase family protein, encoding MSKLHEKIKSVAEFHDTFKIGNADTIKLIDERDYTLRYNLIKEENEEYLEACKNNDIVEIADALGDQLYILFGTILKHGLEHKIEEVYDEIHRSNMSKLDENGQPIFREDGKILKSKLYFRPDIKKILDKSG
- a CDS encoding OmpH family outer membrane protein; translated protein: MNKILLGVNAVLVAAVAFLFFKVNSLNNSSVDVTTETEKVEEKPKLPEAAKKIEQVGNAPTGKIAFVNIDKLNDESLEISDLVAETKRRKSVIEASMESLNDQYTKEVEEFQRSQKAGIATQADMEMKARKIQQLEMDAQNKQLQMDNLSQDMNEKNNNFQKNVRELLLKYNAGKYDYILSYSEAIPSMLLGNTALEITGDVIKELNADYKLAKTKKTSKK
- a CDS encoding gliding motility-associated C-terminal domain-containing protein produces the protein MRIFFTLILINLVAICAHAQTVPAVSIVTKDTMFCTGKAITYSAVSSDSTLSYLWAVIPSKGLTSYTDLNSSSISLTFSGTVNYTVFLNVSDISGNSNTVFTIVSPKRSAIASFNASLSSEGFPANLTLTNYSQYSLKNYWKFSDAVGIDSSLSLVKEYNANGNYSVLLYSYGEEGCDDSESYDFTISETSSLILPTIFTPNRDGINDVFIPITKGILGLKAWVYNRFGVIVATWDKPKQGWDGYTTAGEECSEGVYFICVDAYGFDGVKYNLKGTITLAR
- a CDS encoding 4Fe-4S binding protein, with translation MAIIITDECINCGACEPECPNNAIYEGGAEWRYADGTGVKGNYTGKNSGVEVSVEDPQTPKSMDVYFIVSDKCTECVGFHDEPQCAAVCPVDCCIKDVDVVETNEQLLEKKASLHI
- a CDS encoding C40 family peptidase; translation: MIKSGTYSRLLLLLFLIGAYNCKHKEKQAVALQKSSTKKQTHKLKPQSHKPSGTKSKSTDLEQKLGLNDEQIRNSKLYSFIDDWYGTPYKYGGCQKGGVDCSCFANLLYEKVYDKRIARSSVDIYKSCDEISIKEAKTGDFVFFKIGGNMVSHVGVYIWGNMFVHASNSRGVVINSLEEAYYKKYFFCAGKMKSL
- a CDS encoding queuosine precursor transporter — encoded protein: MDFTKRKDLVFLVLAGFFITNAIVAELIGGKVVEFFGLFKQSVGIILWPVVFLLTDLINEHYGKQGVRKLTYITVGLIAYMFIVLSISLKIPTIEGSPVDDKSFVTVFGQGQWIIVGSITAFLISQLVDVSVFWMLRKRTGNKHIWLRATGSTVVSQLLDTFVVQFIAFVIPGKWTLEEFSHNAIWGYLFKLFVALCLIPMIYVGHFIINKFLHDSKPSN